A window of Pseudomonas putida genomic DNA:
GCTGACCGACCCGAACGTGCCGATCGCCAGCAACCTGCCGCTGTACGACGAGCCGGCCCAGCGCTACTGCCCGGCGGGCGTGTACGAAGTGGTCACTCAAGAGGACGGCAGCAAGCGCTTCCAGATCAACGCGCAGAACTGCGTGCACTGCAAGACTTGCGACATCAAGGACCCGGCCCAGAACATCACCTGGGTCACTCCTGAAGGCGCTGGCGGGCCGAACTACCCGAACATGTAAGGCCCCTGCCCTGCGCTAACGAAAAGCCCCCGGGTTCTCACGAGCCGGGGGCTTTTTATTGCCTGCCAATCGTCAGGCAGTACGCACTTCCTCGAAGAGCTCTGGGTGGCGGTCCAGCAGCTTGAGCAGTTTTACCAGCGCCACTGGCGGCGTGGTCTTGCCGTTTTCGTAACGAGAGAACGCATTGACCCCACCACCGAAAATTTCCCCTGCTTCACGCTGGTCGAGGTCGAACTTCCTGCGCATTGCTGCAATGAAGGCAGGATCAACAACGGCTCCATTGACTTGTCGCTCAAACGCCGACATCAGGTCACTCATGCGCTGCGCCTCTCCCATGCCGAGTATCACCTCACCACAAGCAGGGCAGTAGTCGCCATAAACATCGGGAATAACGGTAGTTTCACCCTTGTAGCGATAAGGCATGTCCTTGGATTGCGCGACCAATTCCGCTCGTCCACACAGTGGGCATTTCATTTCACAGCTCCTTGAAAGACACGATGAGCAGGTCGTCAACCACCATCAACTTGAGGTAAACCCTTCCTACAGCGGTCTGGGGACGATAGACGTCCTGCCAGACTCGATGATTGTTGTAGGTCGTCATGCTCTTGTGAAAGTCGCCTGGCGTTAGCTCGCGAACAATGTTCAGCATGGCGAAAGGCTCAATCCCAAGTGCCCGAGCACCCTGCGTGGCTACCCCGGTAGTACGCACTTTGCCTAGACTCAACAGCGCCTTCACCCGCTTCAGCGGGCAGTGAGGCATCTCTTTTCCATGAGAAATTAACCTTCCAGGTTAAATTTGGCTAATAGGTTATTCCAATAACCCCCGCCCGGAAGTCTGCCTCAATGCCCTACAGCCGTTACCGGCTCATTTGTCACCACACATGATCGGCACCGGCTCCGCCGCAAACGCCAATGGCTCACGACGCCCGAAATACAACGCTGTCAGCAGCCCGACCGTGCCCATGATCAGACAAAAGCCGACACACACCCACGGGCTCCACGGCATCAGCGCGATCAGCGCCAGCGGTGTGGTGCTGGCCCACAGTGCGTAGGCCACGTTGTAGGTGAAGGAAATGCCCGACACGCGGATTTCGGCCGGGAACAGCCCGACCATCACCGACGGCACCACCCCTACCACGCCGCAGGACAGGCCCGCCAGCGCATAGGCAAGCCAGGTCATGCCCCACTGCCCCACCAGGCTGGCGTACAACGCGCCGATGCCCAGCGGCAGCAGCAGGCTGTAGAGCATCAGCGCGCGCCAGGCGCCCACCCGGTCGACCAGCAATCCGGCCAGCACGCAACCGATATTGAGGAAGACGATGCCCACGCTGCTCAGGGCGAAGGTGTGCCCCGCCGTCATGCCGAAGCGCTGCTGCATCACCGTCGGGGTAATCACCACCAGCACCACCACGGCGGACGTCAGCACACAGGTCAGCAGCGCCGCCGGGATCAGCGCCCGGCGGTGTTCGCCCAGCACCCGTCGCAGCGGGAAGCTCACCGGCTGCTCCTGGCGTGCGCGCAGGGCGAGGAACACCGGTGTTTCACTGAGCCAGCGGCGCAGCCACACGCCGATCACGCCGAATACCCCGCCGAGCAGGAACGGATAGCGCCAGGCGTAGTCGAGAATTTCCTGCGGGGTGAACAGCTGCGCCAGCAAGGTCGCGGTCAGCGCCCCCAGCAGGTAGCCGAAGGTCAGCCCGGCCTGCAGGAAACCCAGGGCGTAGCCGCGCCGCCCGGCCGGCGCATGCTCGGCAACGAAGGTCCAGGCACTCGGTACCTCCCCGCCCACCGCCGCACCCTGCAGGATGCGCAGGGCCAGCAGGATCAGCGGCGCGGCATAGCCGATGTCGGCGTAGGTCGGCATCACCCCGATCAACAGGCACGGCAGGGCCATCATCAGGATGCTCAGGCTGAAAACCCGCTTGCGTCCCAGGTGGTCGGCGAAGTGCGCCATCAGGATGCCGCCCAGCGGCCGCGCCAGGTAGCCGGTGACGAAGATCCCGAAGCTTTGCAGCAGGCGCAGCCATTCGGGCATCTCGGGCGGGAAGAACAGCTGGCTCAGGGTCAGCGCAAAGAACACGAAGATGATGAAGTCGTAGATTTCCAGCGCGCCGCCCAACGCCGCCAGGCCCAGGGTCCGGTGGTCGCCGCGGCTGAACCGGGGCGGGCGAGCGGTATCGATGGCAGTCATGGCAGGTTCCGCAAATCGGCAAAGGGCAAGAGGATAGCAAATAGCTGCCCCCTTGCCCCGCCCGCGCGGCTTTAGCGGTTGAACATGCTATTGACGAAATTGGCCCTGGGCCGTGGCCGCGCCGTGGCAGCCGGCATGGTGCCCGGCAGCGGCAGCTTGCCGACCAGCAGCGGCGTATCGATGATCGCCATGAATGCCTCCAGCGCCTCGTTATCGGGCACCTGGGGCAGGCTCAGGCTGACGGCCTGGCGCTCGGTCTGCGGCACCGAGGGCACTTGCAACTGGGCCGAGTGGTAAAGCAGGGCATGCTGGATCTGCGTGCTGACGCGGCAAAAGCGCGCCAGGTCGACCCCGGCACGGCTGGCCAGCTCGATGTTGCCCAACAGCAGGTGGAAAGGCTGCAAGGCACTCAACACCAGGCGCTGCAGCTCCTCGAAGCTGTCCACTGGCGCTATCCGGTAGTAACCCAGGCCGTTGAGCAGCCGCTCCAGTTGCAGGCGCTGGCACGGGTGTGCGTCGGCGATGAGGATGCGCAGCGTCTTGTTGGCCATGGTCGGACCTGGGCAGTTGGGTAATGGGTACGCTCCATGACCATACTGCGCCAGTGAAGGCTGCTGCCAACGCTACGCCTGGCAGGGGTCTTCTTTGATAGAAGTCGGGAAAACCGAGGAAATCAAGTGATCGACTGACGGAATTTGCATTTGCCTTCAACCCGGCGATCAGGATTCCCACTCGCGCATGCGCACCCGGCAGTGCTTCATGGCATTGACGATGTGCTTTTCCACCAGGCTGCGGGAAATTCCCAGATGCTCGGCAATCTGCTGGTGGGACAGGCCATCGAGCTTGCGCAGCAGGAAGCTGTCGCGGCAGACCTTGCTCAGCTCGTCCAGGGCGCGCTGCATCAGTGCCAGGCGCTGGTCGAGCTGCATGTCGTGGGTCGGCGCCGGGGTATGCCAGCGCTCGTCGCTGTCCAGCACCTCCAGCGGCTCGGCCTGGCGCACCTGATGCCGACGGTGGCGGTCGACCACCAGGTTGAGCGCGGTGCGGTAAAGAAAGGCACGCGGGTGCTCGATGCGCTCGCCGTCGGTGCGCTCCAGCACCCGCAGGTAGGCATCGTGTGCCACGTCTTCGGCGGCCTGACGATTGCCCAGGCGCGCGCAAAGGAAACCCACCAGTTCGCGATAGTAATGTTCCACGACGTTACCTGAGATCGTCCTGCCAGCCTATGCCAGAAAGCCTTTTCAGGCAGCAACGCGGGACCGAGTGATGTCAGCGTGCGATCTTACAAATTATAATTATTCTCAGCAACAAGGCGCTTGGAGCAACACCGTCCCTCCCACAGGTATGCGCTCTTCTGTGGGAGCGGGCATGCCCGCGAAGAATTCAACGCGGTGCATGGCACCGGCTGCGCCGGTGTTCGCGGGCACGCCCGCTCCCACAGAGATCGCGCCAATCTTCCCACGCTAAATCCCCCCCTGCCGCTTTCGTCTATCTGGCACCCCCTCGGCTGGATGTCTGCATGAGACCTTTAACCAACACCCGTCGCCGGCTACTGCTCACCGGCCTGGGCCTGCTCGGCCTGGGCAGCCTGCTGGCCTGGAAGGCCCTGCCCTATGGCGCACAGCCGCTGAGCACGGTCGCCGTGACCCGCGCCGACATCGAAAGCAGCGTCACCGCACTGGGTACCCTGCAACCGCGTCGCTACGTGGACGTTGGTGCCCAGGCGTCGGGGCAGATCCACACCCTGCACGTGGAAGTCGGCGACACGGTGCGCAAAGGCCAACTACTGGTCGAGATCGACCCTTCGACCCAGCAGGCCCGGCTGGATGCCGGCCGTTATTCGATCGACAACCTCAAGGCCCAGCTGGCCGAACAACGCGCGCAGTTCCAACTGGCCCGACAGCAACTCAAACGCCAACGCGACCTGGCGGCCGCCGGTGCCACCCGCGACGAGGACGTACAAACGGCTGCCGCACAGTTGAAGGTCACCCAGGCGCGCATCGACATGTTCCAGGCCCAGATCCGTCAGGCCCAGGCCAGCCTGCGCAGCGACGAGGCCGAGCTGGGCTACACGCGCATCTACGCGCCGATGGACGGCACGGTAGTGGCGGTGGATGCGCGTGAGGGGCAAACCCTCAATGCCCAGCAGCAGACCCCGTTGATCCTGCGCATCGCCAAGCTTTCGCCAATGACCGTGTGGGCCCAGGTGTCAGAGGCCGACATCGGCAAGGTCACGCCGGGCATGACCGCCTACTTCACCACCCTGGCCGGCGGCAAGCGCCGCTGGACCAGCACCGTGCGGCAAGTACTGCCGATCCCGCCCAAGCCACTGGAGCAGGCCAGCCAGGGCGGCGGCAGCCCGGCCAGCGTCAGCAATGGCAGTGCCGGCAGCCAGGTAGTGCAGTACAGCGTGCTGCTGGATGTCGACAACCCCGACGGCGCGCTGATGGCAGAGATGACCACACAGGTGTTCTTCGTCGCCGGCAAAGCCAGCCAGGTGCTGACCGTACCACTGGCCGCGCTGGACGACGGCGATGGCCTGCGCCTGGCGCATGTGCTGACCCGCGACGGAAAGGTGGAACAGCGCCAGGTGCGCACCGGCCTCAGCGACCGCCTGCGGGTGCAAGTGCTGGACGGCCTCAACGAAGGCGAACGCCTGGTGATCGGCGCCCCTGGCGTCAGCGGAGGTTGAATGAGCACGCCCCTGATCGAGCTGGTCGACATCCGTAAATCCTACGGCGGCGTCGAAACGCCCAAGGTCGATATCCTGCATGGCATCAACCTGTGCATCCATCCTGGCGAGTTCGTCGCCATCGTCGGCGCCTCCGGCTCCGGCAAGTCGACCTTGATGAATATCCTCGGCTGCCTCGACCGCCCCACGTCCGGCAGTTACCGCTTCGCCGGCAAGGATGTGGCCGAGCTGGGCAGCGACGAACTGGCCTGGCTGCGCCGCGAGGCGTTTGGCTTCGTGTTCCAGGGCTACCACCTGATCCCATCGGGCTCGGCCCAGGAAAACGTCGAAATGCCGGCCATCTATGCCGGCATCGCTGCCAACGAACGCCACGCCCGCGCCAGCGCCCTGCTCGGCCGCCTAGGCCTGGCCAGCCGCACCGGCAACCGCCCGCACCAGTTGTCTGGCGGCCAGCAGCAACGGGTGTCGATTGCCCGGGCCTTGATGAACGGCGGCCATATCATCCTCGCCGACGAACCCACTGGCGCCCTCGACAGCCACAGCGGCACCGAAGTGATGGCGTTGCTCGACGAGCTGGCCAGCCAGGGCCATGTGATCATCCTGATCACCCATGACCGCAACGTCGCGGCGCGGGCACAGCGCGTGATCGAAATCCGTGACGGCCTGATCATCAGCGATTCGGCCGGCGAACAGCCCACGGTCGAGCACGGCCGCGGGCTGCAGGCCGAGCAGCTGCGCCAGCGCCTGGACCGTGGCGCGACTTTGCACGGGGCGTGGAAAGGCGAATTGCTCGAAGCCCTGCAGGCAGCCTGGCGGGTGATGTGGGTCAACCGCTTCCGCACCGCCCTGACCCTGCTGGGCATCGTCATCGGCGTGGCCTCGGTGGTGGTGATGCTGGCCGTGGGCGAAGGCAGCAAGCGCCAGGTCATGGCGCAGATGGCCGCCTTCGGCTCGAATATCCTCTACCTCAACGGCAAGCCGGCAAGCCTGGGCGAACAGGCCGGCACCATCACCCTCGACGATGTCGCTGCCATCGGCCAACTGCCGCAGGTCAAACACGTGATGCCGGTGATCGGCGAAAAGATGATGGTGCGCCAAGGCAACAACAGCCAGCGGTTCTATGTGGGTGGCAACAACACCGGGTTCCCGGAGATTTTCAACTGGCCTGCGGTGCAGGGCGGCTTCTACACCGATGCCGATGAAGCCAATGCTGCCGCGGTGGCGGTGATCGGCCAGAAAGTGCGGGAAAAGATGCTCGACCCTGGCCGCGACCCTGTGGGGCAGTACCTGCTGATTGGCAATGTGCCGTTCCAGGTAGTCGGCATCCTGGCCGCCAAGGGCGCCAGCTCTGGCGACCAGGACAGCGACGGGCGCATCGTGGTGCCCTACTCCGCTGCAGCCATCCGCCTGTTCGGCCAGCGCGACCCGGACTACATCGCCGTTGCCGCCCTCGACTCCACGCGGGTCAACGAAGCCGAAGCGGCCATAGACAAGCTGCTGCGCCAGCGCCACAACGGCCGCCAGGACTTCGAGCTGACCAATGACGCGGCGCTGATCCAGGCCGAGGCGCGCACGCAGAACAGCCTGGCGCTGATGCTGGGGGCGATCGCCGCGATTTCGCTGCTGGTGGGCGGCATCGGCGTGATGAACATCATGTTGATGACCGTGCGCGAGCGCACCCGTGAAATCGGTATCCGCATGGCCACCGGCGCGCGCCAGCGCGACATCCTGCGGCAATTCCTCAGCGAGGCAGTGATGCTGTCGATGGTCGGCGGCCTGGCCGGCATCGCCCTGGCCCTGGCCATCGGTGGCGGCCTGATGCTGGCCGAAGTGGCGGTGGCCTTTGCCCTGCCCGCCATGCTCGGCGCCTTCGCCTGCGCCGTCGTCACCGGCATCGTGTTCGGCTTCATGCCCGCGCGCAAGGCCGCACGCCTCGACCCGGTCAAAGCCCTTACCAGCGAATAACCCATGACTCTGCCAAGCCGCATCAGCCTGTTGACCTTATGCGTATGCCTCGCCGCCTGCAGTACGCCGCCCACCCCCGCCAGCGGCATCGCCACGCCACCTGCCTGGCAAGGCGAGGTCGCAACAACCTCGCCACAATGGCCAACGGCCCAGTGGTGGCAAGCCTTCGCCAGCCGCGAGCTCGACCGCCTGGTGCAACACGCCCTGCACAATGCCCATGACCTGGCCGCCGCCACGGCGCGGGTGCGTCAGGCCCAGGCCCGCGCGGTCATCGCCGGCGCCCCGCTGCTGCCGGAGCTGACGCTGGGCCTGAACGGCAGCCGCCAACGCCTGCTGCACGGTGAGGGCAACGACCAGCTGGATGTCAGCAGCAACGAACCCACCAGTACCTCGTTCGACATGCAACTCAGCGCCAGCTACGAAATCGACTTCTGGGGCGGCCTGCGGGCGACCCGCGACAGCGCTCTGCGCAGCCTGGATGCCAGCCGCTTCGACCGCCAGACCGTGGCGTGCTGACCCTGGTCAGCGCGGTGGCCGACAGTTACCTGCAAGGCCTGGCCCTGCAGGAGCAGTTGCGCATTGCCCGCCTCAACCTGCGCAATGCCCACGATGTGCTGGGCCTGGTCGAGGCACGCCAGCGCAGCGGTTCCGCCACGCGCCTGGAGCTGGCCCAGCAGCGCAGCCTGGTGGCCGCGCAGCAACGCCAGTTGCCGTTACTGGAACAGAAGTGGCAAGACAGCCGGGTCACCCTGGCGACC
This region includes:
- a CDS encoding type II toxin-antitoxin system MqsA family antitoxin; this translates as MKCPLCGRAELVAQSKDMPYRYKGETTVIPDVYGDYCPACGEVILGMGEAQRMSDLMSAFERQVNGAVVDPAFIAAMRRKFDLDQREAGEIFGGGVNAFSRYENGKTTPPVALVKLLKLLDRHPELFEEVRTA
- a CDS encoding type II toxin-antitoxin system MqsR family toxin encodes the protein MPHCPLKRVKALLSLGKVRTTGVATQGARALGIEPFAMLNIVRELTPGDFHKSMTTYNNHRVWQDVYRPQTAVGRVYLKLMVVDDLLIVSFKEL
- a CDS encoding MFS transporter, whose amino-acid sequence is MTAIDTARPPRFSRGDHRTLGLAALGGALEIYDFIIFVFFALTLSQLFFPPEMPEWLRLLQSFGIFVTGYLARPLGGILMAHFADHLGRKRVFSLSILMMALPCLLIGVMPTYADIGYAAPLILLALRILQGAAVGGEVPSAWTFVAEHAPAGRRGYALGFLQAGLTFGYLLGALTATLLAQLFTPQEILDYAWRYPFLLGGVFGVIGVWLRRWLSETPVFLALRARQEQPVSFPLRRVLGEHRRALIPAALLTCVLTSAVVVLVVITPTVMQQRFGMTAGHTFALSSVGIVFLNIGCVLAGLLVDRVGAWRALMLYSLLLPLGIGALYASLVGQWGMTWLAYALAGLSCGVVGVVPSVMVGLFPAEIRVSGISFTYNVAYALWASTTPLALIALMPWSPWVCVGFCLIMGTVGLLTALYFGRREPLAFAAEPVPIMCGDK
- a CDS encoding histidine kinase, coding for MANKTLRILIADAHPCQRLQLERLLNGLGYYRIAPVDSFEELQRLVLSALQPFHLLLGNIELASRAGVDLARFCRVSTQIQHALLYHSAQLQVPSVPQTERQAVSLSLPQVPDNEALEAFMAIIDTPLLVGKLPLPGTMPAATARPRPRANFVNSMFNR
- a CDS encoding sigma-70 family RNA polymerase sigma factor; translation: MEHYYRELVGFLCARLGNRQAAEDVAHDAYLRVLERTDGERIEHPRAFLYRTALNLVVDRHRRHQVRQAEPLEVLDSDERWHTPAPTHDMQLDQRLALMQRALDELSKVCRDSFLLRKLDGLSHQQIAEHLGISRSLVEKHIVNAMKHCRVRMREWES
- a CDS encoding efflux RND transporter periplasmic adaptor subunit, translating into MRPLTNTRRRLLLTGLGLLGLGSLLAWKALPYGAQPLSTVAVTRADIESSVTALGTLQPRRYVDVGAQASGQIHTLHVEVGDTVRKGQLLVEIDPSTQQARLDAGRYSIDNLKAQLAEQRAQFQLARQQLKRQRDLAAAGATRDEDVQTAAAQLKVTQARIDMFQAQIRQAQASLRSDEAELGYTRIYAPMDGTVVAVDAREGQTLNAQQQTPLILRIAKLSPMTVWAQVSEADIGKVTPGMTAYFTTLAGGKRRWTSTVRQVLPIPPKPLEQASQGGGSPASVSNGSAGSQVVQYSVLLDVDNPDGALMAEMTTQVFFVAGKASQVLTVPLAALDDGDGLRLAHVLTRDGKVEQRQVRTGLSDRLRVQVLDGLNEGERLVIGAPGVSGG
- a CDS encoding MacB family efflux pump subunit; this encodes MSTPLIELVDIRKSYGGVETPKVDILHGINLCIHPGEFVAIVGASGSGKSTLMNILGCLDRPTSGSYRFAGKDVAELGSDELAWLRREAFGFVFQGYHLIPSGSAQENVEMPAIYAGIAANERHARASALLGRLGLASRTGNRPHQLSGGQQQRVSIARALMNGGHIILADEPTGALDSHSGTEVMALLDELASQGHVIILITHDRNVAARAQRVIEIRDGLIISDSAGEQPTVEHGRGLQAEQLRQRLDRGATLHGAWKGELLEALQAAWRVMWVNRFRTALTLLGIVIGVASVVVMLAVGEGSKRQVMAQMAAFGSNILYLNGKPASLGEQAGTITLDDVAAIGQLPQVKHVMPVIGEKMMVRQGNNSQRFYVGGNNTGFPEIFNWPAVQGGFYTDADEANAAAVAVIGQKVREKMLDPGRDPVGQYLLIGNVPFQVVGILAAKGASSGDQDSDGRIVVPYSAAAIRLFGQRDPDYIAVAALDSTRVNEAEAAIDKLLRQRHNGRQDFELTNDAALIQAEARTQNSLALMLGAIAAISLLVGGIGVMNIMLMTVRERTREIGIRMATGARQRDILRQFLSEAVMLSMVGGLAGIALALAIGGGLMLAEVAVAFALPAMLGAFACAVVTGIVFGFMPARKAARLDPVKALTSE